One genomic segment of Photobacterium sp. DA100 includes these proteins:
- a CDS encoding DUF2919 domain-containing protein, with translation MIYPIDAYDKHGLLKPSTMLWLCWLFSAKGWVVFVMAGASREQGAQVLEILYPLRDNLYLAMLLGLPALIYMWMAGYRHKNKKLINFVWLHGKGILLLSYTTDCVLQMYQLMLTHGAFSWTRAVSLLLTFWLGGYLLRSSRVRNTFADKPVER, from the coding sequence AAACCTTCGACCATGTTATGGCTGTGTTGGTTGTTCAGTGCCAAAGGCTGGGTGGTTTTTGTCATGGCGGGCGCAAGCCGCGAACAAGGGGCCCAGGTCTTGGAGATTTTATATCCGTTGCGAGATAACCTTTATCTGGCAATGCTATTAGGCCTTCCGGCACTTATCTATATGTGGATGGCCGGATACCGCCACAAAAATAAAAAACTAATTAATTTCGTATGGCTGCATGGGAAAGGGATCCTGCTGCTGAGTTATACAACAGATTGTGTTTTGCAAATGTATCAGCTGATGTTGACCCACGGGGCCTTCAGCTGGACCCGGGCGGTCAGCCTACTGCTGACATTCTGGCTTGGAGGGTACCTGCTCAGAAGCTCCAGGGTCAGAAATACATTTGCGGACAAGCCCGTAGAGAGGTAA